The Terriglobus roseus region TTAACGGAGACGCAGGAGGTACGTACGGCATGTACAGCATGACGTTGCTCTTTGAAACTTCATTTCGCCTCCTGGATGGATTGCTCAGCCGCAGCCCGGTGCTGTGCCTTTTCCTCCTCTCAGGCGGCCTGATCCTGGGTTCCATGATCCTGGATCGAAAGAATCGTGTCGGTGTTTCCACCCCAAAAACACCCATTTCGAACCATAGTGTGGGGGACGGTCGAGCATGAACACCACTGACCAGCCGGAAGATGCTCCGGTATACGCGTTTTGCTATCACGAGATCCACGATGTGACCGTGAACGACGTATATTGCATTACGCCTGATCTCTTCCTGCAGCATCTGTGGACCATGCGCGATGCCATAAACGGCACGCTTCAATCACTCGTCATCACCTTTGATGACGGGCACGATTCCAATCTTCAATTCGCGGCTCCTCTGCTGGAATCCGCTGGGCTCCGAGGTCATTTTTTTCTTCCCAGTACCTGGATCGGCCATCGCAATGGATTCATGAGTTGGGAGGATGTTCGTGATCTCGCATCCAGAGGACACGGCATCGGGTCGCACAGTGCCACACACGCTTTTCTTACTTCCTGCAGCGCCACTGGAATGTACGAAGAGTTAGCGGGATCACGCCAGACCCTCGAGGATCGACTGGGCATGCCCGTGACCACCATTTCAATGCCAGGTGGTCGATGGAATGAAGAAGTGCTGCGCGCATGCGCACTGGCCGGATACGAAACCGTGTATACCTCAGAGCCCGGTTATTTCCGCCCTGCAATCACGATGGACACGTTGCACATGCCTGCTGTAGTCGGCCGTTTTGCCATACAGCGCCGGACAAGCCTGCGAGCAATCAACGGCTACGCCAGCGGCGACTGGGGGACCGTGCGCAGGATCCACTCCATGTATCAGGCACGCAATAGTGTGAAGCGTTTACTTGGCGACCAGGCGTATCAGAAGCTTTGGTCTCACTTGTTCCGAGCGACACCGAATTAGGGGGCAGTATGCGAGTACTACAGCTTGTGTCCAGCTCGGGTTTCTACGGTGCGGAACGAATGATCAATCTGTTGGCCAGCTCGCTGAATCAAGCGGGGGAACAGGTCTATCTCGGCTTGTTCAATGCAGACTCAGCATCCTGTGCGCAGGTCGTTCGAGAGGCTGATCAGAATTCAATTCCGGTTTGGAATCTCCGTTGCCGCGGCCGCTGGGACTGGCGCGCAGTTCATGATCTCGCCAACTTCCTGAAGGTCAATCGCATTGATGTTCTGCATACGCACGGTTACAAAGCCAACATCTATGGCTTCCTCGCTGCACGACTTGCCGGATGCGCGATTGTTGCGACATGCCATAACTGGACGAAGCGAACGAATGCGCTGCAAAAATATGCAGCGCTAGACCAGATATTTCTGCGCTGGTTCGACACTGTGATCGCAGTCTCCCAGGGCATCATTACTGAACTGCGTCACAACAAAGTGCGCCGTATTCGCATGATTGCCAACGGCATCGATGTAGCAAAGTACCAGGCCGCAAGCAATCACTCCAGACAAGATCAGCCTGTTGTGATCGGATGCCTCTCGCGTCTCTCCAAGGAAAAGGGCGTCGACGTCCTACTCTGGGCATTACCTCGGATCCTGGACCGATACCCTAACCTGCACTGCTGTGTCGCCGGAGAAGGGCCAGAGCGCGAAAGCCTGGAAGCATTGGCCGCGAAACT contains the following coding sequences:
- a CDS encoding polysaccharide deacetylase family protein, translated to MNTTDQPEDAPVYAFCYHEIHDVTVNDVYCITPDLFLQHLWTMRDAINGTLQSLVITFDDGHDSNLQFAAPLLESAGLRGHFFLPSTWIGHRNGFMSWEDVRDLASRGHGIGSHSATHAFLTSCSATGMYEELAGSRQTLEDRLGMPVTTISMPGGRWNEEVLRACALAGYETVYTSEPGYFRPAITMDTLHMPAVVGRFAIQRRTSLRAINGYASGDWGTVRRIHSMYQARNSVKRLLGDQAYQKLWSHLFRATPN
- a CDS encoding glycosyltransferase family 4 protein, whose amino-acid sequence is MRVLQLVSSSGFYGAERMINLLASSLNQAGEQVYLGLFNADSASCAQVVREADQNSIPVWNLRCRGRWDWRAVHDLANFLKVNRIDVLHTHGYKANIYGFLAARLAGCAIVATCHNWTKRTNALQKYAALDQIFLRWFDTVIAVSQGIITELRHNKVRRIRMIANGIDVAKYQAASNHSRQDQPVVIGCLSRLSKEKGVDVLLWALPRILDRYPNLHCCVAGEGPERESLEALAAKLGVANAFHMPGFCDDTADFLKLCTIVVQPSRMEAMPLAILEAMAAGKAIVASAVGEIPRLLEDGHAGLLVPPDSPEKLADAVLTLLKDEALRQSVERRAAQKAAAQFDVATMTAEYQKVYRTVASTRQPQRHLAHADRMDMQA